GAGCAGGGATGGCCGCACCACAAAACCACACTGCTGATCACACAAGGCTGCCCAAATCAACCCTTTATTGCTTTGTTCCAGTACAATTCACACCAAAATCAGCACTACACAGCAGGCTGGGTGCCCACCCTTCTCCAACAGCCCCTGAGATGAGCAGCAGGACAGCGGTTGTCAGCggggtcccctgtccccaccggTGGCACAGTGGGTTACAGCATGTCCCCACTGCGCAGGCAGGGCATGGGGTGGTGTCACACTTGGCAGGTCACCCCAGGAGCACACGGGGACCCTGCCATGATGCTCACCAAAGCACAGAGCTGTTTCCCTGATGCTGTCCCACTCACAGGAGGAGCTGGTTGGGCTCCCAGGTCTCTGCCCGCCAGGCAGCCGCTGTCACAGGACGATGCACCCAGTTCCCTGCGTGTCCCTGACCCAGGAGATCACCAAGGGCTCTGCATTTCTGCCCCCCAAAAAGGCACCCAGGAAGAAGAGAGGCCGGAGGTTCCCTGAAAATTTGTCCGTGAAGGTGTAAATGTGGGAGCGGTCGCTCACATTGTAAAAGGAGATTTCTCCTGCCTCGTAGTCCAGGAAGATCCCGATGCGCCGGGGTCTCACGCTCAGGGTCAGAGGGGAGACAGGTGATGTGAGGGCCTCGTAGTTGCCCTTGTTTTGCAGCTGCAACACCCAGTAGCCGTTGTTTGGGGAGAAGAGGACGTTCCCTTTCCGGCTGGCGGACTCCCGGCACAGCCCCAAGCCCCACTCGGGCTTGTCTCCCACCTGCACCTCCCAGTAGCTGCGGCCCGAGAAGAAGATCTGACTCCCCAGCACCACTGGAGTGGTGCTGAACCTCCTGGGGTTCTCAAAGAGGGACAGAAGCAGCTTCTTGCTCCCGCGCCGCACGCTCTTGCGGTCCTCGGACAGGGTGAGCTCGGGGTGTGCGGTCTCGGGGTCCAGTGTCACGTCCACTGGAGTGAGAGAAGGGTGGAAGGACAGATCAGGGATCTGCAGGTGTGGACACAAGTGGGTGCCTGTGACCTGGGTGCCAGTCTCTTCCAGATCTTCCTACCTCTCATACTTATTTGTGTGTGCCTCTGGTTTTTCACAGCTCCCAGAGTTGTCCAGCAGGGGGGAAGTGCAATACAGAAAATCATGGTAACCATAAACCACAGCAAAATATTTGGCAtctggctgcagagcaggatcAGAACgagggcagctctgcagcccctggcacagctttggGAGCAGCCAACACCAAAAGCAAGAGTTTGAGGGTACCACAGAGCCTGGAACTCCTGAGTGACCTCCTGGGCTTCACAGTCACCTCACAACCCGTCCAAGACCAGAACAAGGAAGGTTTCTCCACCATGAAACCAGACCAGAGCCCAAACATGCCAGGAGCTGGCACAGAAGAAGCCCCCTTACCTTTGAAGTTCTTCAGCATGTCCCTCATGCCCAGGCAGCGCTCGGGGATGCTGTAGTCTTCCTTCAGGGTCATGGACACAGCCTTGGGGGCCTGGAACTTCACCCCCTCGCACCTGTAAGGAGAGCGATGCCCATGGGCTGTACCCAGAGCCCACAGCACGGCCGGTCTCCTGCTGGGGGGGGTTAAAGCCTTTCTGTTGCTGCACAGGTGCACTCCCTCCCTTGAGCTCTTCAGCTGTGAAGAGCACCAGAGGTAAGTGCTGGCTTATGAGCAACCCTGATGGGACCAGAGCTAAACAATGTGGGAGTGGTGGTGCCAGTCCCTGAGAAGGAGGGAGCAAGGCCCGGCCAGCATGGAGAgaggccagaggagccccagaaatgatccgaggctggaacagctctgctgggaggacaggctgagagagctggggggttcagctggagaagagaagctccggggagaccttagtgtggcctttctgtacttaaaaggggcccataagaaagatggggacagacttttcaccagggcctgttgtgacaggacaaggggtgatggttttaaactaaaggagggagattcaggctggacgtgaggaaggaattgtttgccctgaggctggtgagagcctggcccagggtggccagagaggtggtggctgaaccatccctggagacatcccaggccaggctggacggggctctgagcaacctgagctggtgcagatgtccctgctcatggcagggggggcactgggggagctgggaagggccctccaacccaaactgttctgtggttctgtgtcCCTTAGGAGGGGACACATCTCACACACTACAAGGCTAGGCAAGACTTTGGCTCTGGGGTCctggaagaggaggatggaATCTCTTCTCCAGCCCCCATTGGTCTCAGTCCCTTTGTCAGTCCCAGGAAGGACCAAAATAGGCTCTGGGCAGGGAGGACGGGAGGCGGCTGGCGTGGAGCAGACACGAACATCTTAGAGCCTGGAAGCAGCCAGGACAGTAGGAGGAACAAGCACAGGTACCCACCTGCTCAGGACGCTTTTCATGTCCTAGAGGGAGAAGCGAAAAACCATTTTGGGTGTGGGGCTCCAAAGCCTCGTGCTCaccagccagcccagccccagccaccTGCCCAGACTGCAAGGGTTGGGGGCTGAGTTCGGGGAGCTGGTGGTGTAGCCTGACCTTAAGCAGCCCATCAGCCGGCTGCTGGGTCTTCTCCTTTATCTCCAGGATCAGCTCCTCCAGCAAGGACTTCTGCTCCACCAGCCTGGCCAGGTTTTCATTGACCATCAGCAGAATccgcttctcctcctcctccagcttctgaagcagcagcttctcctcatCAGCCAGCAACCGATGCAGCTTCCCGAACTCACTCACAATCCTCTCCCgctttttcttcactgtctcCTTGCAATGGGAAGATAGATGGGGTGAAAAGGGGCAACGTTAGCCAGGCAGCTGAGATGGAGCTGGATACTCCAGCATCCACGCCCAGCATCAGGCTTTGGGAAACCACCACATTTTTTTGATAAGcgcatctatttaaaaaaaacagccGGAGGCTCACTGCTGTGCTTTCACCTTGCCCGAGTTCCCACTCCACATCCTCTGTTTACCAGCTGTAGGACTTTGCCCAGGGCATTTGTGCTCAGCTGTACCTCAGATGTCTAATGATGGGCTGCAAGGAGATGCCATCAGGCGCTGGGGTGGGTTTTTATTAGATGTGGTACGACGTGTCCCTCCAGGCAGATCAGGTCAACCCGCTGCACAGGCAGCCCGGAGGAAACCCTGGAAGAACCCGCAGCAAAGGGAAGAGGTGGAAGAAGCcctgggggtggggagagatgGAAAAGGGGAGCCGGGGGGGACCCCATGGGTGTCCAAGAGCTCTCACCACAGCCAGCAACAGGCAGGGCCTGCCAGTGCTTTAGGGTTTTTCACCTGAGCACTAAAAATTGGCACTTTGCTCGAAACCTGAAGCTTCAGGGAAACAAGCTGCAGTTAACTAGGACCATAAAACCTCACAACGCAGAAcataaacaaaaggaaactgaaCTGCATTTACTTTTCTGTCCAAGCACGTGATTTCTTGGGCCTGAGTCATTAAGGTTTGATAAGCCTGGACAATCACAGCCATTTCCCCTCACCGCTTGCAAGggactttattttctttttactcaaAAAGCGCAGccagcaccaggctggggggacccgGAGCCAGCGGAGCCGCAGCCCCCGAGCTCTGACTCAGGCGGGCAGGGGGAGAATGACACGATCTGtcaccatccccagccccatcccagccctgcaggggaTCATGAGCGCACAGGAGCACCCCAAAAACCTGCCACCCACttgtccaggctgcagcaagcagGAGGGGAGCTGAGCAAATAACTAGGGGAGTgcagagaaacttgttttcatGCCAAGGCTGATTAATCATCAGCTCTAGCTCGGGGCTGGATAACTCAGCCCAGTAGTTTCgtttccttttctgcagttACTTTTACTTTCCAGCTTCCAGCCTGGAGGGACACGAAATGCAGCTGTTTCGCTGCCGTTTACTCTCCCCGGGATTGCCTGGAGTCAGGCAGAGGTGCAgtaattcagcttttcttcttttttaacgAAAACACTCTTAGCTCCTATTGCTGTGGGGCAGAACTCACCATAAGGCTCATGCCTGGCTTGTAACTAAACACAAGTTGTAAaacaaaggcaaataaaaaatatccagTATCTATGTGTTTAACTGGCACACAAATGCCCGTGATTTCAGGGAAGCTGGCGTGCTGATCTTTGCAAAGCTCCTTCATTTCTTTATAGAGCTGCACCAGTCACTGAGCCTGATTTCCAGCACCGGTTCTCCATACAGCAGAGGACACGAACACGTGTTCCATCCTGAGGGCTATGCCAAATTCATGGCCCCAGACAAGATGATTCAgggttgttgtttgggttttttttaattgctgataTCTCTGAAGCTCATTCTTTAAGAATTAAGCCAGGCACCTGCCTTGCACTCCTGGGTTTTCATCCTTTCCGCTGACTCACGCTTCTTCACGCTCTCCACTTCCTTCgaaagatgctccagggatTTCTGGAGTTTGACCTGAAAATTGAAGGAACAGGCTCAGCtcgccccagcagcacccaccgAGCGCCGCAGTTTGGCTGGGTCCCCTGTGCCGGGACGGCCGGTGCCAGCGGGCAGCCAGGGGACGGTCACCCCGTGCCAGGCGGTGCCAGCCCTGGCACCCGAGCCCAGCAGCTGCGCTCTTCACTCCCCTCGCAGCGTTAACCCTCTCCGCACTCCTCCggttttctctgtatttttcacatttttttaggttttggaGAGCAAAGTGACGCCTCCCCACAACACCAGGGCACGGGGCGGCTGGCGATGTGCTGCTGGGAGCATCGATGGGACGCAGGGTCTGGGTGAACCCCTGCAACAAGACAAAACGTGCCCAGGGCAGCACCCACCGTCCCCCTTCTCCAGGGGTGGCGCAGGGGGGCAGGGAGCCAGGCTGCCGCTGTGCACCCAGCGGGATGGGCGTGTGCCTGGGTACCTCCACAGCTAGGGAGCCAGAGGGTCACTGCAATGGGAGCGGCTGGTGGGTGCCACTCTCTGCCACCccctcctctgctttccagggCTGCTGGGAGCGGGGCAGTGGGGTCCCGGCACCCGATCAGCTGGCACCGCCGTGCCCAGGGTGCAccagggcaggacagggaccccggcacccccagcctcccctACCTTGTACACCTGCGCGGCCTCCTCGATGGGGTAGACGGTGTGCGGGCGGTGCTGCAGCGACTCCCGGCACACCACGCAGATGgcctcctcgtcctcctcgcAGAAGAGCTTGAGGCGCTCGTCGTGCTGGGCGCAGAGCGGGGTCCCCGGCTCGgtccccgcgccgccccgcagccccagctgccGGATGCTCTCCACGATGTTGGCCAGCTGCCGGTTGGGTCGGAA
The Caloenas nicobarica isolate bCalNic1 chromosome 17, bCalNic1.hap1, whole genome shotgun sequence genome window above contains:
- the LOC135995806 gene encoding E3 ubiquitin-protein ligase TRIM39-like translates to MSLAGALERLHEEAICPICLEYMSEPVSVDCGHNFCLGCIAKHCHEKGLWADGPFSCPQCRASCHRSGFRPNRQLANIVESIRQLGLRGGAGTEPGTPLCAQHDERLKLFCEEDEEAICVVCRESLQHRPHTVYPIEEAAQVYKVKLQKSLEHLSKEVESVKKRESAERMKTQECKETVKKKRERIVSEFGKLHRLLADEEKLLLQKLEEEEKRILLMVNENLARLVEQKSLLEELILEIKEKTQQPADGLLKDMKSVLSRCEGVKFQAPKAVSMTLKEDYSIPERCLGMRDMLKNFKVDVTLDPETAHPELTLSEDRKSVRRGSKKLLLSLFENPRRFSTTPVVLGSQIFFSGRSYWEVQVGDKPEWGLGLCRESASRKGNVLFSPNNGYWVLQLQNKGNYEALTSPVSPLTLSVRPRRIGIFLDYEAGEISFYNVSDRSHIYTFTDKFSGNLRPLFFLGAFLGGRNAEPLVISWVRDTQGTGCIVL